The genomic DNA AAGCTCGAAGACGCCGTCGAAAAGATGCGCGGCGCCATCGGCACCCCGATCAAGCTGACGATCCTGCGCAAGGGCGCGGACAAGCCGATCGAACTGACGATCGTCCGCGACGTCATCGCCGTTCGTGCGGTCAAGTTCCGCACCGAAGGCGACGTCGGCTACCTGCGCGTCATATCCTTCACTGAAAAGACCTATGACGACCTGAAGAAGGGCATCGAGAAGATCAAGGCCGAAGTGCCGGCCGATAAGCTGAAGGGCTACGTGCTCGACCTGCGCCTCAACCCGGGCGGTCTGCTCGATCAGGCGATCAACGTCTCCGACGCCTTCCTGGAACGTGGCGAAGTCGTTTCGACCCGCGGCCGCAACCCGGACGAGACCCGTCGCTTCAACGCCACGCCGGGCGATCTGACCGATGGCAAGCCGGTAGTCGTTCTGGTCAACGGCGGCTCGGCCTCCGCTTCGGAAATCGTCGCCGGTGCCCTGCAGGACCTGAAGCGCGCGACCGTGCTCGGCACGCGCTCCTTCGGCAAGGGTTCGGTCCAGACGATCATCCCCCTCGGCGAAGCCGGTGCGCTGCGTCTGACGACGGCGCTCTACTACACGCCGTCAGGCAAATCGATCCAAGGCACGGGCATTACGCCCGACATCAAGGTCGAACAGCCGCTGCCGCCGGAACTGCTCGGCAAGGTCGAGGCTCAGGGCGAGTCCGATCTGCGCGGCCACATCCAAGGCCAGAGCGAGACCGACGAAGGCTCCGGCTCGGTCGCCTATGTGCCGCCGGAAGCCAAGGACGACCTGCAGCTGAACTACGCGCTCGACCTTCTGCGCGGCAAGAAGACGGACCCGTCCTTCCCGGCGAGCCCCGAGCAGGCACAGTTGAAGAAATAAGCCTCACAGACACGAAACGAAGCGCCGCATGTTCACCCGAACATGCGGCGCTTCGCATTTGGCCCCATGACTCGGCCGGCCGATGCACTGGTCAAGCCTTCGCCACTAAATTATAGGGTTAGCAAGCGCTGCCGCGGCCACTGATTCTTTCGAAGGCATACGGCGTGCGACGGGAGAGGATCGGCACGCGTCCTGGCGCCGGCCTCGCTCTAGCGGCAACATCCCACAGCTCGACCGAGGCTTCGTTTGGGAACTGATCTCAATGCTCCGCTCGGCCAGAACCGGCGGGCCAAGCCAGTGTCGAAGCGCAATCCCCAGCGAACGCTCGGGTTTTCTCTTGCCGGCCTTTGCATCGCCGCGGTGATTGGCATTTCCGCCTGGAACACGCTTTCGCCGGACGGTTTGCGGCGTGATTCCGCATCGCCGGTCGTAACGGCCGAGAAAGCGAAGAGCCCAGGCGACAAGGCATCCAACCCGGCCAGCGGCCAGACGGGCGTCGGCTCCGGAACGATGGCACCGGGAACGGCCTATTCCGGCGCCGATGTCGAGCGCACGCTTACCGACGACGGCTCCACCGTCACGACGTTCTCGCCGCGCAGCCGCGACGGCAAGGGACCGGCCCTCATCAATGTCGGTCCGATCCGCGGCCAGGATCCGCGCATGGCGGCGATGCCCAATGACGACCTGCTGGAAGAAAGCCCCGCCGGACGCCTGCCGATCATCGGTCCCGACGGGCTGCGGCCGCTCGATCAATATGCGCGCCCCTGGTCGGGCGCGCGCGGCACACGCATCGCACTTGTCGTCGGCGGGCTCGGCCTCAGCCAGACGGGAACCCAGAAGGCGATCCGCGACCTGCCGGGTGAGGTGACGCTCGGCTTTGCCACGGCTGGAAACAGCCTGCAGCGCTGGATGCAGGAAGCGCGCCGCAGCGGCCATGAGATCCTGTTGCAGCTTCCGATGGAGCCGTTCGACTATCCGGCCAACGATCCAGGCCCCAATGCGCTGCGCGTCGGCCTCGGCGAAAAGAAGAACCTCGCGGAACTGCACCGCAACCTCGCCGAGATCACCAATTATACCGGCGTCATGAATTATCTTGGCGGCCGCTTCCTGTCCGATGCCGATGCGCTGGAGCCGGTCATGCGCGATCTCGGCAAGCGCGGCCTGCTGTTCCTCGACGATGGCACCTCGGCGCAGTCGCTGTCCGGCAAGCTTGCCGGCGCCTTCGACGTGCCGCACGGCTTTGCCGACCTGACGCTCGACAGCGAACTCAGCCGCAACGCGATCCTGAAGAAGCTTGATGAACTCGAACGCATCGCGCGCCGCAACGGTACCGCCATTGGCGTCGCTTCTGCCTTCGACGAGAGCGTCGGCGCGATTGCCTCCTGGATCGGTGAAGCGCAGGGGCGCGGCATCGAGATCGTCGGCGTTTCCGCGCTCGTCAAGGATCCGCAACAGAACTAGCTTAAAGCCGTCCCCACGGGACCAATGAACGTTTGCACAGAAGAGGCAGCCGATGAGCAAGGACAAGAAACTGAAGGCGGATGACCTTCCCTATCGCCCCTGTGTCGGGGTGATGGTGCTGAACCGGGCGGGCCTCGTCTGGGCCGGTCATCGTATCGCCGTCGGCAATTCCGAATATGACGGCTCGCCGCAGCAATGGCAGATGCCGCAGGGCGGCATTGACAAGGGAGAGGATCCGCTGAAGGCCGCCTATCGCGAGCTTTACGAAGAGACCGGCATGAGCACCGTCTCGCTGCTGGCCGAAGCGCCCGGCTGGATCAACTACGACCTGCCCGAACATCTGATCGGTATCGGCCTCAAGGGCAAGTATCGCGGCCAGACGCAGCGCTGGTATGCCTTCCGCTTTGAAGGCGAGGAAAACGAGATCGCCATCAACCCGCCGCCGGGCGGACATGAGCCGGAGTTCGACGCCTGGGAATGGAAGCCGATGCGCGACCTGCCGGAGCTGATCGTGCCGTTCAAGCGCAAGGTCTACGAGGAAGTGGTTGCGGCTTTCGCGCATCTGGCGCCGTGAACCGGACCTGCCCGTTCCTGAAACGACAAAGGCCGGCGATATCGCCGGCCTTTATGTTTGCAAGCTTTTACCAGGCTCAGTCGGCTTCGGCCTCGTTGGCCGGAGCGGCATTGAGCTGGCCGTATTTCTCTTCGCCGATCTTGTCGAGCAGCTCGAGCTGGGTTTCGAGGAAGTCGATATGGCCTTCCTCGTCGGCAAGCAGCTCTTCGAAGAGCTTCATGGAGACGTAGTCTCCGGCGGCATGACAGATGTCGCGGGATTTCTTGTAGGCGGTGCGGGCGTCGTATTCGCCGGCGAGATCTGCCTTCAGCACTTCCTTGACGTTCTGGCCGATGCGCAGCGGCGCGACCGTCTGCAGGTTGGGATGGCCTTCAAGGAAGATGATGCGCGCGACGAGCTTGTCGGCATGTTGCATCTCCTCGATGGATTCGGCCCGCTCCTTCTTGGCGAGAAGCGTATAGCCCCAGTCTTCGAGGAGGCGGTAGTGCAGCCAATACTGGTTGACGGCACCGAGTTCGAGATAGAGCGCTTCGTTAAGCTGCTCGATGACTTTTTTGTCGCCTTTCAAGATCCGCCCTCCGGTTGTCGTCGTGGAATTGTCTGAGGCGGGTCATGAAATCAAATATCTCTGCGTCCGTCGAGTCGCGGTGCGCGTGATATTGCTCGGTGGTGCGGATGATGATGTCGACGACATTGGGGAAACAGCCGCAGCAACGGCCGCGTTTTTCCATCGCGTGGTAGACTTTCGCCGGCACGATCAGCTGCCAACAGTCCTCGTCGAGGAGACCAATGATCGTGTCCTCGATCTCTTTTTCCGTGATGAAATTGCAGCTGCAAACCAGCATGTCGTCTCGCCTGTCGTACGCAACGCCCTGTATCAGCGCATAAAGCAAAACAGGACATTTAGTGTCAACTAAAAACTCCGCGAGCGGAAGTTGCGGGTGGATTAGAACGACTCTAAACTTGACAAAAAACTTCGCCTTTTCAGAATTTTAGAGATTCCTGAGCGACTGCGCCTGCAAACCCTGAATGGGTCATGAGGCGCACAGCCTGCGACATTTTTACACACCTCCGGTCGCGACGGCGGGAAACTCTGCCCATGACCCCGCGCCGGAAGCATTCCATGGAATCCCTCCGACGTATCTGGCCGTCCCTTCGCCAAACCGCCCCACACAATCGGGAGACAGCAAAGCCGGGTCGGGCTTTCAATGGAAATTGCGCCCCTTCGGCATCACGTCGGCCACCTCGGCTGTCGCTCGATCCGGGTTGCTGGAACTGCTGCCGGAATGGCGGGGGATCGGTAGGCGCTGGTCGCCTTGCGCCCGCTTCATGCGCGCGTCGCCGGTCGGTCTCAGTGCCTCATCGGCACGCTCGCTTGCGCCGAACCGCCGCGCTTCCTTGCGCAACAACCCGAGCATCGGCGTGATATCCTCGATGTGCTCGGCGACCACATGGATGACGCTGCTTTCGCGCTGCAGCCGGCCGCGGATCTTCACGAGACGCGCACCCATGACCACCGGCCGATAGGTCGGAAACACCTTCGGCCAGACGATCGCATTGGCAACACCGGTCTCGTCCTCGATCGTCATGAAGATGACGCCCTTGGCCGAACCCGGGCGCTGGCGGACGAGCACCAGCCCGGCAACGGTCACCCGCCGCCCGACCGGAGCGGTCGCAAGCATGCGGCTCTGGACGATCCCTTGCGCGGCAAGCGTGTCTCTGAGGAAGGAGACCGGATGCGCCTTCAGCGAGAAGGAGAGATAACGATAGTCGTTGATCACCTGCTCGCCTGCCAGCATCTCCGGCAAGATCATCGCGGGCTCCGGCCGCAACTCCTCTCTCGCAGCCCCCTCGAAAAGCGGCAGCCGCTCGGCCGCACTTTTTTCGTCGAGCGCCTTCACCGCCCAGAGCGCCTTGCGACGATCGAGCCCAATCGAGCGGAAGGCATCCGCATCCGCAAGCCTTTCGAGCGCGGAACGGGAGAGGCCGGAGCGCAGCCAGAGATCGCGAACCGATCCGTAACCGGCCCCCCTATTGGCGACGAGCTTGTCCTCGAGTTCCCTTTGGTTCAGCCCCTTGATCGAATTGAAGCCGAGGCGCATCGCCTTCGTCGTCCTGATCACAGTCTCCATCTCGCGGTGGCGCGGCTCGATGGCCCTCTTGTCGAGCCCCCCCTCTTCGAGATCCGCATCCCAGACCGAGTGGTTGATATCGACAGGCAGCACCCGGACCCCATGCTCGCGCGCATCGCGCACCAACTGACCGGGCGCGTAAAACCCCATCGGCTGCGAGTTCAAGAGCGCCGCGCAGAAGACATCCGGGTAATAGGTCTTGAGCCAGGACGAGACATAGACGAGCAGCGCAAAGGACGCGGCATGACTTTCGGGAAAGCCGTATTCGCCGAAACCCTCG from Ensifer adhaerens includes the following:
- a CDS encoding RNA pyrophosphohydrolase — protein: MSKDKKLKADDLPYRPCVGVMVLNRAGLVWAGHRIAVGNSEYDGSPQQWQMPQGGIDKGEDPLKAAYRELYEETGMSTVSLLAEAPGWINYDLPEHLIGIGLKGKYRGQTQRWYAFRFEGEENEIAINPPPGGHEPEFDAWEWKPMRDLPELIVPFKRKVYEEVVAAFAHLAP
- a CDS encoding S41 family peptidase, with amino-acid sequence MIRRASLVLVGALMGATAMGVVYSAVVPAVAANTSTYRELAIFGDVFERVRAQYVTPPQDDKLIENAINGMLSSLDPHSSYMNSTDAEDMRTQTRGEFGGLGIEVTMEDDLVKVTSPIDDTPAARAGVLAGDFISKIDGADVRGLKLEDAVEKMRGAIGTPIKLTILRKGADKPIELTIVRDVIAVRAVKFRTEGDVGYLRVISFTEKTYDDLKKGIEKIKAEVPADKLKGYVLDLRLNPGGLLDQAINVSDAFLERGEVVSTRGRNPDETRRFNATPGDLTDGKPVVVLVNGGSASASEIVAGALQDLKRATVLGTRSFGKGSVQTIIPLGEAGALRLTTALYYTPSGKSIQGTGITPDIKVEQPLPPELLGKVEAQGESDLRGHIQGQSETDEGSGSVAYVPPEAKDDLQLNYALDLLRGKKTDPSFPASPEQAQLKK
- a CDS encoding divergent polysaccharide deacetylase family protein, which gives rise to MGTDLNAPLGQNRRAKPVSKRNPQRTLGFSLAGLCIAAVIGISAWNTLSPDGLRRDSASPVVTAEKAKSPGDKASNPASGQTGVGSGTMAPGTAYSGADVERTLTDDGSTVTTFSPRSRDGKGPALINVGPIRGQDPRMAAMPNDDLLEESPAGRLPIIGPDGLRPLDQYARPWSGARGTRIALVVGGLGLSQTGTQKAIRDLPGEVTLGFATAGNSLQRWMQEARRSGHEILLQLPMEPFDYPANDPGPNALRVGLGEKKNLAELHRNLAEITNYTGVMNYLGGRFLSDADALEPVMRDLGKRGLLFLDDGTSAQSLSGKLAGAFDVPHGFADLTLDSELSRNAILKKLDELERIARRNGTAIGVASAFDESVGAIASWIGEAQGRGIEIVGVSALVKDPQQN
- a CDS encoding (2Fe-2S)-binding protein translates to MLVCSCNFITEKEIEDTIIGLLDEDCWQLIVPAKVYHAMEKRGRCCGCFPNVVDIIIRTTEQYHAHRDSTDAEIFDFMTRLRQFHDDNRRADLERRQKSHRAA
- the bfr gene encoding bacterioferritin is translated as MKGDKKVIEQLNEALYLELGAVNQYWLHYRLLEDWGYTLLAKKERAESIEEMQHADKLVARIIFLEGHPNLQTVAPLRIGQNVKEVLKADLAGEYDARTAYKKSRDICHAAGDYVSMKLFEELLADEEGHIDFLETQLELLDKIGEEKYGQLNAAPANEAEAD